DNA sequence from the Gordonia polyisoprenivorans genome:
TTTCGTCGTCGACGACGGCACACGCCGCCTCGGATCGGTCGCCACGATCTCACTCATCCAGAATCCGCATGTACCCCAACAGATCTCGGTGCTCACCCCGAATAGCCGGACTACGGTGACCATGGTCGCACTTCCCGAGGAGTGGGCGATGATCGGAGAGGCCGCTGCCCGAAATGGGGCCGCCGCCCGGAGTGAGCCGGCACCCGTCGAGCGGGTATAGCCGGATCACCCGTGGGTCGGCACCAGCGCACGGAAGAACACCGCACGCGCCGACGCGGCACGGACCACCACGTCGGGATCGGCGTCGGTCAGCCAGGCCGCCCGGCCCGCCGTGACCGCCAACGGTGCACCCCCGGCCGGACGGACCTCGATGGTCCCCGACAACACCGCGAGGATCTGCGGACCCGGCATGTCGAAACTGATCGACGACGGCTGCGTCATCCCGGTGCCGTCGAGTTCCACACGGGACAACCGGAATTCGGGTGCCGGGGTGAGATAGATGCGTTCGGCGCCCACCGTGCGGATCGCCGGGATCAGGTCCGGTACGTCGACCGGCGTGAAATCGAGCACCCGCAGCAGTTCGGGCACGTCGATGTGTTTCGAGGTCAGCCCGCCACGCAGCACGTTGTCGGAGTTGGCCATGATCTCCACCCCGGTCCCGTCGAGGTAGGCATGCAGGTTGCCGGCCGGCAGGTACAGACCCTCACCGGGCTGCAGTCGCACCCGGTTGAGCAGGAGCGAACCGAGCACCCCGGGATCGTTCGGGTACATCTCGCCGAGTTCGAGCAGGGTGCGCAGTTCGTCGCCGAATGCGCTCTCACCTGATTCGAGCACTCGTACCGCAGCGGAGAGCACGGCGGGCGTCACGCGTTGGATCGTGGCCTCCGGCAGCGTGAGCCAGGTGGTGAACAAGGCGCGCAGACCGTGTGAATCCGGTTGGCCCACCAGCATTCCCAGGAACGGGTCGAGTTCACTGACCTGCAGGTGGCGCAGCAACTCGACGGTGACGGCCGGGTCGCGGAAACCCGCGAGGGCATCGAACTCGGTGAGCGCGACCACCAACTCCGGTTTGTGCCACGGATCGCCGTAGTTGCGATCACGCGCGTCGATGGCGAGCCCTTGGGCGTTCTCCCGCGCGAAGCCCTCACTGGCCTGTTCGGACGACGGATGCGCCTGCAGTGACAGCGGCTCGTCGGCGGCGAGGACCTTGAGCAGGAACGGCAGCCGCCCGGAGAACCGCTCGACGGTCGGCGCACCGAGGGCGGCGGTCGGATCGGACTCGATCACCGAGAGCAGATCTGCGCCGATCGTCGTCCCGTCCTCCTCGACGAGACATGCCGGACCGGCACTGTGCGCGCCGAACCACAATTCGGCCTCGGGGTGCGGTGACGGTACCGGTTTGCCACGCAGGGAGGCGATCGCGGTGCGCGACCCCCACGCATACGTGCGGACGACTCCCTCGATGACCTTCATCCTTGCTCGGCTCCGATCAGTCGCAGGTACACCGCTGCCATTTCGATACGCAACATCAACACCAACAGGGACGTGAGATCGCCGGGGGCATCGGCCGGCTCGGCCGCGTCCCCACCGACCACGGGCGGGGCCTGCGCGTCGGCGTCGGCTCCGACGAGGACCTCCGTGGACGCCAGGGCACCGACACGACGGCGTGTGTCCCACTCCCGGGCGGCGGTGGTGGCCACCAGCACCCGTGGCGGGGCATCGCCGCGCGGCCCGTCGATCTGCGGGTCGTAGAACAGGGAATCGGCGACCGAGCCGGCATCCGCGTCCGACCAGATGTCGCGTGAGACACGCGAGATGTCGGCCAGATCGGCTGTGGCGCCCCGACTTCCGGAGACCGCGAACACCACCGCAGCGGCGCGATCGGCCACCGCAAGTGTCGCGGGCGAGTCGCCGGTCCACATCACCGGTCCCTCACCGAGGCGAGCGGCGAGGATCTTGGCCTGGTTGTGGAAGGTCTCACGCGCGGGATGGTCGGCGGCCGCCTCGGAGTCGAGTGCGTCGGCGAGGTCGGCCACCGTGGGTGCGGATCCGGTGAACCGGACCTGGGTGAGCGCGGTGAACACCGCGAGCAGCACCGCCACGAATCCCGGGAAGCGAAAACGGGGGTCGACGTCCACCCGAGGCGAGAAGTCTATTCCGTTGCCCCCCAAGGCATCCCGAAGCGGACCCTCGATGGGCGCACTGATCACCACCTCGGCGCGGCGACGCAACGACCGCGCCGCGGCGTCGGCGAGACGCATGTCACCACCATCGATGCCGGCGAGAACGACGACGTCGAGCGGACCGATCCAGCCGGGCAACGCCGAGCTGCACACGATGGGGACATCGACCCGGGTGGCGAGCATCGCGCACACCATCGCAGTGGCGCCGGCGGCCGGACCGCCCGGAGCGCACACGATGACCACACTGCGCGGCCGCAACTCCGATAGCGGCTCTGCGACACCCTCACGCACGGCCTCGGCGACCGAGCGCACCTGCGCCCCGGCGAGTGCGGCCGCATGCAGCAGTCCCTCGGTGTCGGCCGCGATCAGGTCGTCGACGTCGTCGAGATCGGGGGCACCGGTTCGCATGACCCCTACAGTAGTCAGGCATTCGGCACGGCGCCCACACACCGCGCGACCCGATGATCCCCGGCCCTGCCGCTCCGGCGCGCCGGAGGGCGCAAGCCGACTGCGGGCTCTCGAGGCGCGCAGTTCAGTCGACCGGGTCGGGCAGGACCCGGAGATGGCCGCGGCGGCCCGGGCGCGGCTTGGTGGCACCGCCGCGGGGACCGGGATCGGCGGGATGCACGTCACGGTTGGGCGCCCGGTGGCGACCCGGACGCATGTCGTCGAAGGCATCGATCGGATCGGGATGCGACATGTCTGCGGCGACCCGTCCGGCACGTCCACCGGAACTGGCCTCGCGCACGGCCTCGGCAAGGGCGGTCAGCTCGTAGTCCTCGGCCAACGGCGCCGAGAACCCCCGCTCGCTGCGCAGCATCTCCCAGCCACGGGGCACGGTGATCCGGCGCGCATGCTCGTCGCACAGATCCCAGGAATGCGGTTCGGCCGAGCTGGCGAGCGGTCCGATCACGGCCGTCGACTCCGCGTAGACAAAGGTCAGGGTAGCCACCGCGGAACGGGTGCAGCCGGGCCTGCAGCACTGGCGGGGAAGCTTCACGTCATTGAGGTTAGCCCGGCCCGGATCGATCCGGCGATCCCGACACGCGTGAACCATGGACACCGGACACGCAGACCGGCGGCCGACACCCACCGACAGGCAACCGACACGAGACCGGCACCGGCACGAGACATTCGGTGCACGCCCTCCTACACTCGCGCCATGCGATTCGATGGTTTTCGGCCACCGCACGCCGGTCGCACCGGACCCGCGCGCTCCGCCCGGCGTCGCGAGCGTCGCGGGCGTGGACTGCGGACACCATTACTGCCGCCGAGCGTGCCTGCATGGCGGAGCAAATCGGACGAATTCGACGCGGTGGCCATCGAGGCCTTCGCCGAGATCGATGCGCGGTGGCACGACGAACTCGCCGGACTCGACATCGCCGTCGACGAGATCCCCCGCATGCTGCCGCGGGATCCGGAGACCATCCAATGGCCCGACGAGGTGACCGCCGACGGCGCGATCCCGCTCGCGCGACTGATCCCGGCGGGCGTCGACGTCCACGGACAGCCGACCCGCGCGAAGATCATCTTGTTCCGCAGACCGCTGGAGAGCCGTGCGCGTCGCGACACCGAACTGATCGAGCTGATCCACGAGGTGCTCGTGCAGCAGGTCGCCACCCACCTCGGCGTCGACGAGGACACGATCGACCGAGGACTCGACTGACCCTGGCACGGTGATGCGGTGGCCGACGGTCACCTGGACGGCCGTTCGCCGTCAGCGGCTCAGATGATGCCGCGCTTGAGGCGACGGCGCTCCCGCTCGGAGAGGCCGCCCCAGATACCGAAGCGCTCGTCGTTGGCGAGCGCGTATTCGAGGCACTCCGCCTTGACCTCGCATCCGGAGCAGATGCGTTTGGCCTCGCGCGTCGATCCGCCCTTTTCCGGGAAGAACGCCTCGGGATCGGTTTGGGCGCACAGCGCCCGGTCCTGCCACTGCTCCTCCATCGCGTCGAACAGATCGTCGAACTCGTTGGGCACCAACGACAAATGCCGTCGCGGGGCATCGGACTCGGCGTCGGCGAGCCCGACCTGCGGTGAGGTCAGGAATGTCTCGTTGACCGGTCCGAGACCGTGATACAACGCGTCGTCGGAGCCAGTGGTGCGTGAAGGGTCTTGTGGTTCAAGGGGATTGCCGATCGGGTTGTCGAATGCCATCGCCGGCCCCTCCTGCCTGGGAAGTCGTTGTACTGCTGCTGTCTCGCGCCACGGCGTCACTGCCGCGTCACCCCGTCCACCTGTTGTCGTTCGATCTTCACCAGTGCCCGGCGTTTCGAGTCGCGCTCACACCACGCGAGCAACACATCGACCCGAAGCGACATCCGGTCGAACATCCTATCGAAAACACTTAGCTCTCAGTGATTCTCGATCTCGAACCGAAAATGACACTGATGTGATTACACACGCTGGCGACCACTCAGGTCAAGCCGAGAGAGAAATCTTCTTGATACCACTGGCCGAGGAAAACCGGAGTCGCGACACGTGGGGAAGCCGATTCGTCAGGAATCTCACATCGCCTGCGCTGCCGGATGTCCGGGTTGCGACCGAACCGCACAGGACATCGAACCGCACCAGGACACCGACCCGTACGGTCTACCGGATGCGCGGGCGCTGCGCCACTCGGGTCGGTGTCCGTCGGGCCGTCGGGGCGCGGGCGTGGGGGGTCACCGCGGTCGGGTCACCACAGTCGGGTCACTACAGTGGATCGCTGTGAAGGTGACCGTTCTCGTCGGTGGCGTCGGTGGCGCCCGATTCCTGCAGGGTGTCCGCGAATTGTTCGGGCCGACCCCGTTTCCCGCGCCCGCCGAGGGCGCGGCGATCGACGAGGCCGCAACCGTCCCGGGCCCCCATGAGATCACGGCGATCGTCAACGTCGGAGACGATGCGTGGATGCACGGTGTGCGGATCTGCCCCGACCTCGACACCTGTATGTACACCCTCGGCGGGGGCATCGACACCGAGCGCGGGTGGGGGCGCAAGGGTGAAACCTGGCACGCCAAGGAGGAACTCGCGGCCTACGGCGCCGATCCGGACTGGTTCGGGCTGGGTGATCGCGATCTCGCCACCCATCTCATCCGTACCCAGATGCTCGACGCGGGTTACCGGCTCTCCGACGTCACCGCCGCGCTGTGCAAGCGCTGGCAGCCCGGTGTGCGGCTGTTACCGGCCACCGACGACCGCCACGAGACCCACGTCGTGGTGTCCGCTCCGGGTGGCGAGGACGGCGCGCGGGTGGCAATCCACTTCCAGGAGTGGTGGGTTCGGCATCGGGCCAAGATCCCGACATTCGGTTTCGCCCAGGTCGGTTCCGACGACACGCACGCCGCGCCGGGGGTGATCGAGGCGATCGCCGAGGCCGACGTCGTCCTGCTCGCGCCCAGCAACCCGGTGGTGAGCATCGGTGCGGTGATCAGCGTGCCGGGCGTGCGCAGCGCGTTGCGCACCACCGGGGCGCGTGTCGTCGGCGTGAGTCCCGTGATCGACAACCGGCCACTGCGCGGTATGGCCGACGAGTGCCTGTCGGTGATCGGCGTCGAGACCACCGCCGAGGCGATCGCCGCACACTACGGTGCGCGCAGCGGCAACGGAATCCTCGACGGGTGGCTCATCGCCGACGGCGACGAGGCGGCGGTCGAGGGCATCTCCATCGGTGCCGCTCCCCTGCTGATGACCGACCCGGTCGCCACCGCGCACATGGTGCGCGCGGCGTGCGCTCTGGTCGGCGTCGACACCCCCGGGGCCGATCGATGACCGCCGGCGACACCTCCCCGATCACCGATCACCGCGCCCCGGGCATCATCGAGGTGCGCCCGGTGACCGGGTTGCCGGAATTCGACACGACCACCGACCTCACCAGCGAAATCCTCAGGGCCGCACCGTGGTTGGCATCAGGTGACGTAGTGGTGGTGACCAGCAAGGTCTTCTCCAAGACCGAGGGGCGCATGGTGGCCGCCCCCACCGACCCCGACGAACGCGACGCCCTGCGCCGACGGCTCGTCGTGCAGGAATCGGTGCGGGTACTCGCGCGCCGCAACCGCACACTGATCACCGAGAACCGGCTCGGCCTCGTGCAGGCCGCCTCCGGTATCGACGGGTCGAATGTTCCCGTCGACGCGCTCGCGCTGCTGCCGGAGAACCCCGACCGCAGCGCCGCCGAACTGCGCGCGTCCCTCGCCGCGGCCGCCGGCATCGAGGTGGCGGTGATCGTCACCGACACCATGGGACGCGCATGGCGGACCGGACAGATCGACGTGGCGATCGGCGCGGCGGGGATCGCGGTCACCCATCCCTACGAGGGCGGCGTCGACAGCCACGGAAATCCGTTGGTGGTCACCGACATCGCCGTAGCCGACGAGATCGCGGCCGCGGCCGACCTGGTCAAGGGCAAGCTCGCGGGCGTGCCGGTGGCCGTGGTGCGCGGGTTGCAGCCCACCGACGACGGGTCACGGGCGGCCGATCTGATCCGGCCCACCGACGAGGACCTGTTCCACCTCGGCACCGCCGAGGCGATCGAGCAGGGCCGCCGGGAGGCGCTGCTGACGCGGCGATCGGTGCGCGCCTTCGCCGACGCCCCGGTCGACCCGGAGGCAATCACCGCGGCATGCGCCGACGCACTCACCGCACCCGCTCCGCACCACACCCACCCGGTGCGATTCGTGTGGGTCCGCGACGCCGCACGCCGGACACGACTCCTCGATGCCATGGGCGAGGCGTGGCGCGCAGATCTCGGCTCCGACGAGAAGACCGCCGAGTCGATCGAAAAACGCGTCGCGCGGGGGCGAATCCTCTACGACGCCCCGGAATTGGTGATCCCGTTCCTGATCCCCGACGGCGCCCACACCTATCCCGACGATCGTCGCAATGCCGCCGAGCACACCATGTTCACCGTTGCCGCCGGTGGCGCCGTCACGGCCCTGCTCGTGGCCCTCTCGGTCCGCGGACTGGGCTCCTGCTGGGTCGGGTCGACCATCTTCGCCGCACCCGTGGTGACCTCCCACCTCGAGGTCCCCGCCGACTGGGAACCGTTGGGCGCCATCGCCATCGGCCACCCGGCGCAGGAGTCCGGGCTGCGTGCGAGTGCGCCCACCGACGACTGGCTGATCCTGCGGTGAGCGCCGAATCCCTGCACGATTCGGCGGTGGCGACTCTCGAGACCTGGACGGCGCCGTCACCGGAACAGGACTCACTGCGCCACACCTATCGCGCCTTCCTCGACGCCGCCGAGCAGGCCTGTCTGCGCGCTCACGCGCCCGGTCACCTGACCGCGTCGGCGATCGTCTTCGACGCCGGCGCCGATCACGTACTGCTGACGCTGCATCCGCGGGTGGGCAAATGGATTCAGCTCGGGGGGCATTGCGAACCCGACGACGCGTCCATCGCCGACGCCGCGCTGCGTGAGGCCCGCGAGGAATCCGGCATCGACGGCCTGGCGTTGGCCGGGCTCGCGCAATTGCACACCCACCCGATCACCTGCTCGCTCGGCGTGCCGACCCGCCACCTCGACGTGCGCTTCGTCGCGGTGGCCCCGCCGACGTCCGACGGCGGCCTACCGCCGATCACCATCAGCGACGAGTCACTCGATCTGCGGTGGTGGCCGGTCGAGGCGTTGCCCGCCGACACCGAGGGCACCGACATCGTGTCCCTCGTCGCCCTCGGACGCCGCCTCGTGAGCGAGGCACCGCAACGCTGAGCAGACCGACGCCCCAGAGCACGGACGCGAGCGCTCAGACGCGGATGTTCTTGCCGACGGTCACCACGCCACCGGCACTGACCGCGAACCGCTGACGATCGGACTCGAGGTCGGTACCGAGCTGTTCACCCTCACCGACGACGACGTTCTTATCGAGGATGGCGCGTCGGACCACCGCACCCTTGCCGACCCGCACGCCGGGCATCAACACACTGCCCTCCACGACGGCGCCGTCCTCGATCATCACGTTCGCCGAGAGCACCGAGGTCCTCACCGACCCGGCCGACACGATGCAGCCGGCGCCGACCACCGAATCCTGGGCGTGACCGCCCTGCACGAACTTCGCGGGCGGCAGATGCAGTGTCTCGCCACGAATCGGCCAGCGTCGGTTGTAGAGGTTGAACACCGGGTGCACCGACACGAGGTCCATGTGCGCGTCGTAGAACGCGTCGAGCGTCCCCACGTCACGCCAATACCCACGGTCGCGTTCGGTGGCACCGGGCACCTCATTGTCGGCGAAGTCGTAGACGAACGCCCGCTGCTGGTTCACGAAGGCCGGGATGATGTCGCCACCCA
Encoded proteins:
- a CDS encoding coenzyme F420-0:L-glutamate ligase, producing MTAGDTSPITDHRAPGIIEVRPVTGLPEFDTTTDLTSEILRAAPWLASGDVVVVTSKVFSKTEGRMVAAPTDPDERDALRRRLVVQESVRVLARRNRTLITENRLGLVQAASGIDGSNVPVDALALLPENPDRSAAELRASLAAAAGIEVAVIVTDTMGRAWRTGQIDVAIGAAGIAVTHPYEGGVDSHGNPLVVTDIAVADEIAAAADLVKGKLAGVPVAVVRGLQPTDDGSRAADLIRPTDEDLFHLGTAEAIEQGRREALLTRRSVRAFADAPVDPEAITAACADALTAPAPHHTHPVRFVWVRDAARRTRLLDAMGEAWRADLGSDEKTAESIEKRVARGRILYDAPELVIPFLIPDGAHTYPDDRRNAAEHTMFTVAAGGAVTALLVALSVRGLGSCWVGSTIFAAPVVTSHLEVPADWEPLGAIAIGHPAQESGLRASAPTDDWLILR
- a CDS encoding DUF3499 domain-containing protein gives rise to the protein MKLPRQCCRPGCTRSAVATLTFVYAESTAVIGPLASSAEPHSWDLCDEHARRITVPRGWEMLRSERGFSAPLAEDYELTALAEAVREASSGGRAGRVAADMSHPDPIDAFDDMRPGRHRAPNRDVHPADPGPRGGATKPRPGRRGHLRVLPDPVD
- a CDS encoding WhiB family transcriptional regulator, producing the protein MEEQWQDRALCAQTDPEAFFPEKGGSTREAKRICSGCEVKAECLEYALANDERFGIWGGLSERERRRLKRGII
- the manA gene encoding mannose-6-phosphate isomerase, class I — its product is MKVIEGVVRTYAWGSRTAIASLRGKPVPSPHPEAELWFGAHSAGPACLVEEDGTTIGADLLSVIESDPTAALGAPTVERFSGRLPFLLKVLAADEPLSLQAHPSSEQASEGFARENAQGLAIDARDRNYGDPWHKPELVVALTEFDALAGFRDPAVTVELLRHLQVSELDPFLGMLVGQPDSHGLRALFTTWLTLPEATIQRVTPAVLSAAVRVLESGESAFGDELRTLLELGEMYPNDPGVLGSLLLNRVRLQPGEGLYLPAGNLHAYLDGTGVEIMANSDNVLRGGLTSKHIDVPELLRVLDFTPVDVPDLIPAIRTVGAERIYLTPAPEFRLSRVELDGTGMTQPSSISFDMPGPQILAVLSGTIEVRPAGGAPLAVTAGRAAWLTDADPDVVVRAASARAVFFRALVPTHG
- a CDS encoding NUDIX hydrolase, with product MSAESLHDSAVATLETWTAPSPEQDSLRHTYRAFLDAAEQACLRAHAPGHLTASAIVFDAGADHVLLTLHPRVGKWIQLGGHCEPDDASIADAALREAREESGIDGLALAGLAQLHTHPITCSLGVPTRHLDVRFVAVAPPTSDGGLPPITISDESLDLRWWPVEALPADTEGTDIVSLVALGRRLVSEAPQR
- the cofD gene encoding 2-phospho-L-lactate transferase, translated to MKVTVLVGGVGGARFLQGVRELFGPTPFPAPAEGAAIDEAATVPGPHEITAIVNVGDDAWMHGVRICPDLDTCMYTLGGGIDTERGWGRKGETWHAKEELAAYGADPDWFGLGDRDLATHLIRTQMLDAGYRLSDVTAALCKRWQPGVRLLPATDDRHETHVVVSAPGGEDGARVAIHFQEWWVRHRAKIPTFGFAQVGSDDTHAAPGVIEAIAEADVVLLAPSNPVVSIGAVISVPGVRSALRTTGARVVGVSPVIDNRPLRGMADECLSVIGVETTAEAIAAHYGARSGNGILDGWLIADGDEAAVEGISIGAAPLLMTDPVATAHMVRAACALVGVDTPGADR
- a CDS encoding metallopeptidase family protein, translated to MRFDGFRPPHAGRTGPARSARRRERRGRGLRTPLLPPSVPAWRSKSDEFDAVAIEAFAEIDARWHDELAGLDIAVDEIPRMLPRDPETIQWPDEVTADGAIPLARLIPAGVDVHGQPTRAKIILFRRPLESRARRDTELIELIHEVLVQQVATHLGVDEDTIDRGLD